The sequence GCCTTTTTCTTATATCCACAGGCAGATACACAGGGAGTTGAAACTGTCCGATTTGCATGCAAACTCGCGTTAATATGAATAGTCTGAACATGGACTCATAATCACGTTCCTATTTCCTTTTTTACTGATAAGTTAGGTGGGAGTTCGGTAAATATTTTCTAATGATCAAACTGGTGTTTCAAGATTCTCAGGTAAATTTTGTAAACAATTTTGATGTCAGGatttgtttaaattttaatttgctTGATACCTGaggtctctcttctttcttcccgTGAACCGTAGCAGAGTCTTGGGTACTGACCTCCCCAACTTTCTTTAATAGATCCTAACTATATACATCTAGAACTACATCGACTAGTATTGACATCAGAAACAGGAAAGAAACTACCCAGCGTGTGGCCTGAAAGTTTGACCTTTTAGAGGTCAAAGAAATCAAAATGTGCATCTTTTTTGGTGACATGCAACCTAGTCATTTATAACAAGAAAATTGTTTTCAGGCTGTGTATAATAAATATGGAGACGAATAGAAACAGCTGACAACAACATATCCTGGGCGATGTTACCACAAGGTTCCTTATCATAAGGAAGCAACATCGCTATTTGATACTTATTATTGCGTTAACGACACAATAGTTAATATAAAACACacatcaacagagcaacatgactAAACCTTCAGACGTGAGGGTGCAGGAACAGGTTTACAAGTCAGGATGTGAGCTATAATTCCTATTTACAACAGAGAAGATAAgtaatacaaaataataaatcTTATTAACGAATAACGTCCATATTAATGCATAACACTTATCATTTATTTACACTCGTTTAGAACATTTACTGGTCATAGTGAAAACTTGTTCCATGTTGCATGCTCTGCTGTTGCCGGAATGGGTTATTATCCACGTGGCGCTGATTAATTGTCCTGTTATCACCTGCCACGTGGCCATTTAGTCCCTGGTTATTGTAATCGGTCGCTTGCATTTCCATGGCCTCGTAGGTGCCGTAGTTCTCCTGCTGGCCACCTTTGGAGAGCTTGGCATTCTCCAGTTGGGTTTTGCCTTCTCCTGGAACCTGCTGCCCTTCTTGCATCGTGTACGTTTGGAAGTCCCCGGATGGAGGATCTCCCATGTTGAGCTGTTCCTGGACCTCATCCTCGAAGGGCTTGTAGTCGTACACGTGACGAAGAGAGTAGAGGATCGGACAGTACACAAGGTTGGAGAAGGCAATGCCAATGTTAAGAGCCACGAAACCAATAGTGGTGACCACACTGCCAGCGATCATTGGTCCGAAAGCATATGCAAACGAGTAAGAAATATCAGCGATGGCGTAGATTGAGCCGTATACGCTGACATAACGCGTGTCGACCAGATACCCAAGAGTCGGTAGGAGCGCCGTGTCTATGAGGGCGATGCCGAAGCATATTGTACAAATAGGAATCATGACCACCCAGTAGTTGGTTGCGAAAGGCAAGAAGAAGCAACTGACTCCCTCTAAAGCCAGGCCGCAGGCCGCCATTAACCACTGATAGTTGGGGTACTTCCTGGACAGCTTGACGGTGAGAACGACGCCGGCAACGTGCGGGAAAAAGGCCGGGAGCCAAATCATCCCCAGCTGCCACTCCTCCACATGCATGGTGTCCATCATCCACACGCTGATGGTGGGCTCCAGGAAGGCCAAAGACACGTTGGACATCATGAGGGCGCCTGCACAGCACAAGATGTATGGATCCATGAAGAGTTTGTAGATAGGAGTTCCGGCTTGCGGTTCGTGACCTTGCTCTTTCTTTTGGTCTTTTATTGGTCTCATGACTAACCTTAACATAAGAGCATCGAATAGTGACACAAAGGCTAATATTAAAAAGGGCACCTCCTTCCCCGCCAACTGATATAACGTCCCTCCAAACGGAGGTGCCACTAGACACCCAAAGGATATGAAGGCCAAGGCTATACCGAGAGCCTTCGTACGCTCCGATTCCTCCGTGTAAGTGTCAGCGATCATGGCCAATCCGG is a genomic window of Procambarus clarkii isolate CNS0578487 chromosome 8, FALCON_Pclarkii_2.0, whole genome shotgun sequence containing:
- the VAChT gene encoding vesicular acetylcholine transporter, translated to MPLPDVVMNFVVPGINLSLQEISDALYNCMKEQRVQRKIVLVIVSIALLLDNMLYMVIVPIIPDYLRRIGSWTTHFEGGNTIRFNESNTRYLANATGNYSITDTHVKTKLVNQVVVYEGEDSAIGILFASKALIQLMINPISGTVIDRIGYDIPMTFGLIIMFFSTAIFACGRSYGVLFFARSLQGVGSAFADTSGLAMIADTYTEESERTKALGIALAFISFGCLVAPPFGGTLYQLAGKEVPFLILAFVSLFDALMLRLVMRPIKDQKKEQGHEPQAGTPIYKLFMDPYILCCAGALMMSNVSLAFLEPTISVWMMDTMHVEEWQLGMIWLPAFFPHVAGVVLTVKLSRKYPNYQWLMAACGLALEGVSCFFLPFATNYWVVMIPICTICFGIALIDTALLPTLGYLVDTRYVSVYGSIYAIADISYSFAYAFGPMIAGSVVTTIGFVALNIGIAFSNLVYCPILYSLRHVYDYKPFEDEVQEQLNMGDPPSGDFQTYTMQEGQQVPGEGKTQLENAKLSKGGQQENYGTYEAMEMQATDYNNQGLNGHVAGDNRTINQRHVDNNPFRQQQSMQHGTSFHYDQ